TTCCGCCGCTTTCGGAAAATTGACCGAGCGCGAGGCGCTGATGACGCCGCCTTCGGTATGGTTGCCCCGCCTGACCAGACCGGCCATCGCCTCGCCAGGGACCGCACCCTGCGCGCCATACCCCGGCACGAGGAACAGGGCCTTCGGCGCGGCGGCGCGGACGCGCCGGGCTTCTTCCGGTGCCGTGGCGCCAACCACCATCATCAGGTTTGACCAGCCGCACGGGCTCATCAGGCGTTCGGTCAGCGGCTTGAGGGCTTCGGCAACGCGGATGTACAGCGGCTCGCCGCCGGTATCGAGCATCTGGAAGTCGGCGGCGCCGGGGTTCGAGGTGCGCACCAGCACGACCACACCTTTGCCGTTCGCCTCGGCGCGCTTGGCAAACGGCTCGAGCGTATCGAGGCCCATGTAGGGGTTTACGGTGACCGCGTCGGCTTCGAAGAAGGCGCCGGCACCGAGGAAGGCTTCGGCGTAGCCTTCGGCGGTCGACCCGATATCGCCGCGCTTGGCATCCATCAGCACCAGCAGGCCGGCATCGCGCGCAGCGCGGGTGACCGCAGCGAGGGCGGCCATGCCGCCGGGGCCCAGGCGTTCGAAGAAGCCGACCTGCGGTTTCACCACCGAGACTTTTCCGGCCGCCACCTCGACGAGCGCCCTGCCCCAGTATTCGAGGCCGCGCGCGGTATCGCCGCCGAACAGGGCGGGCACCATGCCGGCATGCGGATCGATTCCCACGCAGAGCGGGCCGTGGCGGCGTACGCCTTCGGTCAGCCGGGTCGCAAAATCGCTCATGGCGTTACCTCGCAGGTCACTTTCACGACCTGTAGCCTGCGCCGCGCGTTGTCGGAAGGCGTGCCATATCCCGACAGTTCGAAACTTTCCGCCGGGCCGGGCTCAAGCGGAATGCCGAGCTTCGTGAGGAAGGCTTCCACCGATTGCGGCGCGGTCGTGTAGATCCGGCCACGGCGCGGGCTTTCGGCGAGGATCACACCGCGCACCGCGCCGCTGGAATCAAACATCGGCCCGCCGGATATGCCGCCGAGCGTGCCTTCGAGACCCTCGGTGCGGCCGATTTCGGCCCAGGCGAGGATCGGCGCTTCGGCTTCGCGCCGGCCGCGCGTGACAAGACGCGAGCGGGCAACGAGCCGGGTGGCAAGCTCGCCGGGTTCGCCTTGCGGGTAGCCGACGGCGAACCCTTCAGTGCCTACCCGCATCGGCGCGTCGAGCGCCAGCGAGACCGGGAACGGGCTGCGCCCGGTCGACAGCAGGGCAAGGTCGTGATCTTCGTCGATGGAGATGCGTGCGACCGGCACGAAATTGCCCGGCGCCACCATCAGCGTGACCTTGGCGCAGCCTTCGACGACATGGCGGGCGGTCAGCCAGTCGCCGCTGGAATTGACAGCGAAGGCGGTTCCGACGCCGTTCTGCGGCTCGCCGACCTGAACCAGCACGAGTTCATCGAGCGGCGAGGCATCCGGCAGAAGCGGGCCCATCTCTTCGGCAAACTCGCGTTCGAACTCGGTTTCCGGCGCAGGCGCAGGTGCGTCGGCGTCCGGCGACAGCGCGAAGATCACGGCCAGCATGAGGCCGAGCGCGCCGAGATAGATGAGCAGGTCGAAGGATCGCATACGGGGGATTATAGCCTCTGCAGCACCGGGTCCCATAGGCCTGCAGCGAGGATCATGGCAGTCGATATCTTGGCCGCCGCCAGCAAGGTGGCCGCGCCGATCTCGTCATTCGCGATGCGGCCGGGGATGTCGCGCAAGATGAGGTCGACGACGCGGTAGGCGATGAGCTGCATCAGCAGCGCGATGGCGCCCCAGATCAGCAGGCCCGGAAGGGTCATGGATGATGCAAGCGTGGAAGAAATCGGGATCGCGAGGCCGACGACCGCGCCGCCGAGCGCCACCCCGGCAGCGGTATTGCCCGAGCGCACCAGCGACAGCTCTTTCCACGGAGTCAAAAGGACATAGATCGTGGAGGCCAGCAGCAACATCAGGCCGGCCGCGCCGGTGGACATCAGGAATCTGGGAAAGGCCGCGTCGAAGGCACTGATTTCCCCACCAAACGGCATCATAGGCAAGTCCTCTCAATTCTGCGGGCAGAGCAGGTCACAGGGTTGCCAGAGCGCCCCGTCGTGCCTACCCACTGCCCTCTCGCCCCTAAAGGAGACACACGCATGCTCAAGGGTAAGATCGCCCTCGTGACCGGTTCGACCAGCGGGATCGGCAAGGCCATCGCCGCCCGCCTCGCCGCTGACGGGGCCAATGTGATCCTCAACGGTTTCGGCGACGCGAAGGAAATCGAAGCGCTTCGCGCCGATCTCGAAACGGATCATAAAGTAAAGGTCACGTTTTCCGGCGCCGACCTGACGCGGCCGGACGCGATCGAAGCGATGATGGCGGACGCGGCGAAGGCCTTCGGGGGCGTGGACATCCTCGTCAACAATGCGGGCACGCAGTTCGTCTCTCCCCTCGAGGATTTCCCGGTCGCCAAGTGGGACCTGATCATCGCCCTCAACCTGTCGAGCGCCTTCCATACGACACGGCTCGCCCTGCCTTACATGAAATCGAAGACATGGGGCCGGATCCTCAACATGGGATCGGCGCATGCGAAGGTCGCTTCCCCCTACAAGGCCGCCTATGTCGCGGCCAAGCACGGCTTGTCGGGCCTGACCAAGACCACCGCCCTTGAAGGCGCCGAACACGGCGTGCGCGCCAACCTGATCTGCCCGGGCTATGTCCACACGCCGTTGGTCGACGGGCAGATCGGCGACACCGCCAAGGCGCGTGGCATGACCCGTGACGAGGTGGTGAAGAACGTGATCCTGGCCGCCCAGCCCACCAAGGAATTCGTGACGGTCGAGCAGATTGCCGGGTTTGCCGCGTTCCTGTGCAGCCCGTCGGCAGATGCCATCAACGGCGCCGAACTGTCGATCGATGGCGGCTGGACCGCGCAGTAATGGCTTGATTGACGGTTTTGGCCGGCAACCCCATTATAAGACCGCGATGCTGAAGCGCACCCTGATCCTCTGCCTTGGCCTCTGGCTGATGGCCGCAAGTGCCCTGTCGGCGCATGCTGGCCCGTGCGACATGCCGGTAGAGGCGCCCGAGGCGGCGGCGGTGATGGATCATGCGCACTGCGACATGATGGCGGTACCTGACGACGCCGCGCCCGAATTGCCCGCCGCACCGGACAAGGCAACCGACTGTTGCTGCCCTGCGGTCCTGGCCGCCCTGCCGGCGCTCGATTCGCCCGTGCCCGCCGATTTTACCTTTGCGCGCCCCACCAGTTTCCCGCTGGATACGCGCGCCGCTTCGCGCACTGTGCTCCCGGAGCCCCGCCCACCGAAGGCCTGATCCGTTCACGGATCGGATCAACTTCGGAAAGAAGGACCGGCACCATGCCGCCCAGATACCTTGTTGCAGGGCTTGCCCTCGCAGCAGTTGCCGCGCCTGCCAGCGCCCGGCCCGTCTCCTATGCGGGCGGCTGGACACTGATGCAGGAGAATAACGGGATGTATTCATCCCTTCACGCCCACTACTCCCCGACGGCCACCGACTCCATCGGCCTCTACGTCGAGCAGAACTGGGACATGGACCAGACATTCACTGGCCTGCAATACAACCGGCTCGTGCGCCGATGGAATGCCCCGCAAAGCCAGGGCAACGTCTACTTCAAGCTCGGGGCCGGCGTGGCCGACCCGTTCGAGGGGGGAGATGCCGAGCTGGCAAGTTTTGCCGGTCTCGCGGCCGATTGGGAAACGCGCCGCCTGTTCGTCTCGTACGACGTGCGCGCGCGCGACTTCGGCCCGGACGAGAGCGTTTCGCACTCGGCCCGGATCGGGGCCGCGCCCTATGTGGCGGAGTTTGGCGACTTGCATACCTGGCTCATGCTGCAGGTCGACAATAATCCGGAGGCGGACGAACCCGTAACCCTGACACCGCTCGTGCGCCTGTTTCAGGGACCTTTCCTGCTTGAGGCCGGCTACACGCTTGAGGAGGAGGAATTCCTGCTCAATTGGGTGTGGCGCTTCTGATACATTGAACAAAAGGACAAGAGACATGAAACTGATCAAGACACTCATGGTCGCCGCCGCTGTCGCCGTCGCGGCGCCGGCCGCGCTTGCAACGCCTCCGGAGGCATCCGCAATGGAGGCTGGCGCGGGAGAAATCCTCGTCGCCAAGGTCAACGGCCTCGTCTGCGACTTCTGCGCCCAGTCGATCCGCAAGACCTTCGGCAAGGAAGATGCCGTCCAGAAGGTCTACGTGAACCTCGACAAGGGAGAAGTCCGCATCGACCTGAAACCCGGCAAGTCGATGGACGATGCGGCCATCGAAAAGCTGATCCGCAAGTCGGGCTATTCGCTCGTATCGATCGACAGGAATGCCGCGAAATGACGGATACGGATGAAATCAGGCCGCCCAGCACCCTGCCGGCCTTCCTGACGCTGTTCACTTCCACCGGCACACTGATCTGTTGCGCCTTGCCGGCGTTGCTCGTCAGTATCGGGGCCGGCGCCGTGATGGCCGGACTGATCGAGGCGGTGCCGCAGATCACCTGGCTCGGCAAGCACAAGGGTGTCGTTTTCGGGGTTGCGGGGCTTCTGCTCGCCGTGTCCGGCGCCTGGCAGTGGCGTGCGCGCAGCCTGCCCTGCCCGGCCGACAAGGCACAGGCCGACGCCTGCGCCCGTGCCCGGCGTATCAGCTGGATCGTCTGGGGACTGAGCGTTGCGCTCTACGCGGTCGGCTTCTTCTTCGCTTTCCTCGCGGCGAAGCTGTTCTACTGAAACGGTCTGCCCCTCAGCCAATCAGGCGAGGGGGCAGCCATTCACGCCGCCTTGAACGTCAAGGCCACACCATTATTGCAGTAACGCAGGCCCGTGGGCGCCGGGCCATCTTCGAACACATGCCCCTGGTGGCCGAGGCAGCGGGCGCAATGGTATTCGGTGCGGGCATAGAACAGCTTCTTGTCGATGCTGGTGCCAACCGCGCCCGGCAAGGTATCCGCAAAGCTTGGCCAGCCCGTGCCGCTGTTGAATTTGGCGTCGGACGAGAACAGCGGCAGGTCGCACCCGGCGCAGTGGAATGTGCCAGGGCGTTTCTCGTCGTTGAGCGGCGATGTGAAGGCACGCTCGGTGTCGGCCTTGCGCAGCACGGCGAAGGCGGCAGGCGACAGGCGGGTTCTCCACTCGTCTTCGGTAAGCTTGCGCCAGTCATCATCCGTGTACTGAGATGGACCGGCGGCAGCCGCCTTCGGTGCGCCGCCGGAACAGGCGACGAGGGCGGCCGTAGCGGCAGAAAACAGGAACAGGCGTCGGGAAAAAAGCGGGTTTGTCATGCCGCTTATACGCACGCACCGGCAGGATGGTTCAACTCAACTCGCCGTGATCGGCGCCCAAACCTATTCCGCCGCCCGCATGATCGCTTCCATGCGCTGGATCCACGCGATCCAGGCCGCGCGGCCCGTTTCGGTCAGGAAAACGCGGGTCTGGGGCTTCTTGCCGACGAAGCGCTTTTCCTGGCGGACATAACCGGCCTCCTCCAGCTTCTTCAGATGCGTGGAAAGGTTGCCATCCGTCGCGCCGACCTTGTCGCGCAACTCGCCGAAGATGGCCGGGCTGGCCGCCGACAGGTAGGCCATGACGCCAAGCCGGAGCCGGCCGTGGATGACATCGTCGATGTCATTGTGGTCGAAAGGATTGTCCTCGCTCACGCGCCGGCCCTCAGACGGTGGTTGCCGGTTCGCGGCGCAGCATCCAAACGCCGGGCGCAAATACCGCGAGGAAGGCTACGGCGGCGGCGACCAGCCAGACATATTCCGAACCGGACAGGAGACCTGCCGCGGCCGAGCCCGTGAGCGCGGCGAAGCCGGCGAAACGCAATGCCGACTGATCGGCAATCAGGCCGGTGACGAGCTGGCCGAGCCCGTAAAGGCCGATTACCATCGGCACAGACCAGTAAAAGCCCTCAATACCTTCGCCGAAGGCCAGAACCCGGCCGAAGACGCCGGCAAAGTAAGCGAACAGGGCGAAGCCCGCGCTCATCCACAAGACGGACTGCACCCGGTTGCCGGGCGACGAGGCGCCGGGCTTGGCCGGAAACAGCTTCTGCATGAGGAACTGGCCGGCGAGGCCCAGCGACGTGATGCCAACCCACCAGATCCAGAGCGTTTCCATACCGACGCCGGCGGCGCCGGTTGCGATCAGGTAATGGCCTAGGTAAGCGAACGTCATCAACCCGCCCCACCAGGCGAGGAACCGTCCGCCCAGCAGCGGCGCATTCTGTCCGGCTTCAGCAAGGTCACGCACATAGGCGAGGTCGCTTGAGAGGGTGTTGGCGTGGGTCATCGCTATCTCCTTAAAGCACTTTGAATTGCAAAGTAATTGAGATGAGCTGGATCGTCAAGCCTGTTGAAGCTCGCGAATTTGCAATTGCGAGAATACGTCAGACCTGAAATACAACTAGCGCTTGTATTTTATGGGGATGGCCATGCCAAACGCGAAACCAGTGCCCGACTGCGCGCCTCTGCCGAACGGCTTCGAGCTGACTGAGCTCAATCCGGATTTCCTGCGCGATCCGCATCCACTGCTCGACCGGGTGCGCCGCGAAGCACCGCACCACATCCATCGGCACGCCCACTTTCCGGAGGCGCCGAGCGGCCTCTACCTGACCCGGCTGGCCGACGTGCGGGCGATCTTCGCCGATCCGACCTACCAGCGCGACCCGCGCGCCACGCCTGCCGGCTCGCTCGCCCGCGTCTTCG
The genomic region above belongs to Acidobacteriota bacterium and contains:
- the pyrF gene encoding orotidine-5'-phosphate decarboxylase; the encoded protein is MSDFATRLTEGVRRHGPLCVGIDPHAGMVPALFGGDTARGLEYWGRALVEVAAGKVSVVKPQVGFFERLGPGGMAALAAVTRAARDAGLLVLMDAKRGDIGSTAEGYAEAFLGAGAFFEADAVTVNPYMGLDTLEPFAKRAEANGKGVVVLVRTSNPGAADFQMLDTGGEPLYIRVAEALKPLTERLMSPCGWSNLMMVVGATAPEEARRVRAAAPKALFLVPGYGAQGAVPGEAMAGLVRRGNHTEGGVISASRSVNFPKAAEGARDVARWQAAVEAALMAARDELQAAAVA
- a CDS encoding trypsin-like peptidase domain-containing protein: MGPLLPDASPLDELVLVQVGEPQNGVGTAFAVNSSGDWLTARHVVEGCAKVTLMVAPGNFVPVARISIDEDHDLALLSTGRSPFPVSLALDAPMRVGTEGFAVGYPQGEPGELATRLVARSRLVTRGRREAEAPILAWAEIGRTEGLEGTLGGISGGPMFDSSGAVRGVILAESPRRGRIYTTAPQSVEAFLTKLGIPLEPGPAESFELSGYGTPSDNARRRLQVVKVTCEVTP
- a CDS encoding DUF350 domain-containing protein; the encoded protein is MPFGGEISAFDAAFPRFLMSTGAAGLMLLLASTIYVLLTPWKELSLVRSGNTAAGVALGGAVVGLAIPISSTLASSMTLPGLLIWGAIALLMQLIAYRVVDLILRDIPGRIANDEIGAATLLAAAKISTAMILAAGLWDPVLQRL
- a CDS encoding 3-hydroxybutyrate dehydrogenase — its product is MLKGKIALVTGSTSGIGKAIAARLAADGANVILNGFGDAKEIEALRADLETDHKVKVTFSGADLTRPDAIEAMMADAAKAFGGVDILVNNAGTQFVSPLEDFPVAKWDLIIALNLSSAFHTTRLALPYMKSKTWGRILNMGSAHAKVASPYKAAYVAAKHGLSGLTKTTALEGAEHGVRANLICPGYVHTPLVDGQIGDTAKARGMTRDEVVKNVILAAQPTKEFVTVEQIAGFAAFLCSPSADAINGAELSIDGGWTAQ
- a CDS encoding heavy-metal-associated domain-containing protein, with the protein product MKLIKTLMVAAAVAVAAPAALATPPEASAMEAGAGEILVAKVNGLVCDFCAQSIRKTFGKEDAVQKVYVNLDKGEVRIDLKPGKSMDDAAIEKLIRKSGYSLVSIDRNAAK
- the msrB gene encoding peptide-methionine (R)-S-oxide reductase MsrB, with the protein product MTNPLFSRRLFLFSAATAALVACSGGAPKAAAAGPSQYTDDDWRKLTEDEWRTRLSPAAFAVLRKADTERAFTSPLNDEKRPGTFHCAGCDLPLFSSDAKFNSGTGWPSFADTLPGAVGTSIDKKLFYARTEYHCARCLGHQGHVFEDGPAPTGLRYCNNGVALTFKAA
- a CDS encoding transcriptional regulator, translated to MSEDNPFDHNDIDDVIHGRLRLGVMAYLSAASPAIFGELRDKVGATDGNLSTHLKKLEEAGYVRQEKRFVGKKPQTRVFLTETGRAAWIAWIQRMEAIMRAAE